The following proteins are encoded in a genomic region of Roseisolibacter agri:
- a CDS encoding DUF3108 domain-containing protein — MSPRPSRLLSPPLALARGVLVGAALIAVPAAAVQTPAAPVPAVATRAAGGQQPAEAGERAEVPWRVGERSQYEVRFGKLKVGNGSIEVVQLDNVRGREAWHTRFRVTGGTFFYKVNDVLESWFDARTLASLRFVKDQEEGRSDREVRYEIFPERTVYREADGEEQPSVAQPLDDGSFLFFVRTLPLKVGDVYELHRYFKPDRNPVRIRVLRREKVKVPAGTFDAIVVQPSFKTKGIFSENGKAEVWLSDDERRVVLQMKSSLSFGSLNMYLKSHAAGGAEAAGR, encoded by the coding sequence GTGTCCCCGCGTCCGTCCCGGTTGCTCTCGCCCCCGCTCGCCCTCGCGCGGGGCGTGCTGGTCGGCGCGGCGCTGATTGCCGTCCCCGCGGCGGCCGTGCAGACGCCGGCGGCGCCGGTGCCGGCCGTGGCGACGCGCGCGGCCGGCGGGCAGCAGCCGGCGGAGGCGGGTGAGCGGGCCGAGGTGCCGTGGCGCGTGGGCGAGCGCTCGCAGTACGAGGTGCGCTTCGGGAAGCTGAAGGTCGGCAACGGCTCGATCGAGGTCGTGCAGCTCGACAACGTCCGTGGCCGCGAGGCGTGGCACACCCGCTTCCGGGTGACCGGCGGCACCTTCTTCTACAAGGTGAACGACGTCCTCGAGAGCTGGTTCGACGCGCGGACCCTGGCGTCGCTGCGCTTCGTGAAGGACCAGGAGGAGGGGCGCAGCGACCGCGAGGTGCGCTACGAGATCTTCCCCGAGCGCACGGTCTACCGCGAGGCCGACGGCGAGGAGCAGCCCTCCGTGGCGCAGCCGCTGGACGACGGCTCCTTCCTCTTCTTCGTGCGCACGCTGCCGCTGAAGGTCGGCGACGTGTACGAGCTGCACCGCTACTTCAAGCCGGACCGGAACCCCGTGCGGATCCGCGTGCTGCGCCGCGAGAAGGTGAAGGTGCCGGCGGGGACGTTCGACGCGATCGTCGTGCAGCCGTCGTTCAAGACGAAGGGGATCTTCTCGGAGAACGGGAAGGCCGAGGTGTGGCTGTCGGACGACGAGCGGCGCGTGGTGCTGCAGATGAAGTCGTCGCTCTCGTTCGGGTCGCTGAACATGTACCTGAAGTCGCACGC
- a CDS encoding glycosyltransferase family 2 protein: MLYVCIPVHNEATTIGVLLWRIRTVLQEYTREYEVVVYDDGSDDETAEVLEPYRRVLPLTVLRAPRRRGTAAAVDALCRHVVSHTRYPRRDAVVLMQGDFTDRPEDLPELAKRFEGGADLVVGRRPASAEQPAVERRLRQMAPWVLRPFVKVAEVEDLVTGFRLVRVSVLRDLARARGDALLAEGAGWSATVDFTLAVTPYARRVDVVDLPGRYDLRPRASRLDLWRELRELAGYAWRRRGRRVTAGERVGEKGPERPAERGPERMPDREVAVIGSVSALTLAEPGRGARGDEERGGRPARDKRRPERPERPERAERGERPARAERPERPKRETAGAPETEPRKRTKPKRDESARPAEPAVAATGEAAAAAPAAEKPPRPRRERPARPERPPREAAPAAEETSVGADMASEVEEPRVSPVVAAIEAAEDAADEALAAGTRKRSRRRRRKKAGGGAAAAAGETEAFDANGAEPESEAPGSERDDAGEAGGDGGSDEGGDGELEGAEGATEGRARKRSRRRRRGRGRGERAGGEGAGDGAGEGPGGSEGGTEPSSGVAQAATGVGVAAPRAPEPDRAAD; this comes from the coding sequence GTGCTCTACGTCTGCATTCCCGTCCACAACGAAGCGACCACGATCGGCGTGCTCCTCTGGCGCATCCGCACGGTGCTGCAGGAGTACACGCGCGAGTACGAGGTGGTCGTGTACGACGACGGGAGCGACGACGAGACGGCCGAGGTGCTCGAGCCCTACCGGCGCGTGCTGCCGCTGACCGTGCTGCGCGCGCCGCGGCGGCGTGGCACCGCGGCCGCCGTCGATGCGCTGTGCCGCCACGTGGTGTCCCACACGCGCTATCCGAGGCGCGACGCGGTGGTGCTGATGCAGGGCGACTTCACCGACCGGCCCGAGGACCTGCCGGAGCTGGCGAAGCGCTTCGAGGGCGGCGCGGACCTCGTCGTGGGGCGCCGCCCCGCGAGCGCGGAGCAGCCCGCGGTCGAGCGCCGGCTGCGGCAGATGGCGCCGTGGGTGCTGCGGCCGTTCGTGAAGGTGGCGGAGGTCGAGGACCTCGTGACCGGCTTCCGCCTGGTGCGCGTGTCGGTGCTGCGCGACCTGGCGCGGGCACGCGGCGACGCGCTGCTGGCCGAGGGCGCCGGGTGGTCCGCCACCGTGGACTTCACGCTGGCGGTGACGCCGTACGCGCGCCGCGTGGACGTCGTCGATCTCCCCGGCCGCTACGACCTGCGCCCCCGCGCCTCACGCCTCGACCTGTGGCGCGAGCTGCGCGAGCTGGCGGGGTACGCGTGGCGGCGGCGCGGGCGCCGGGTGACGGCGGGCGAGCGGGTGGGCGAGAAGGGGCCCGAGCGGCCGGCCGAGCGTGGGCCGGAGCGGATGCCCGACCGCGAGGTCGCCGTGATCGGGTCGGTCTCCGCGCTGACGCTCGCCGAGCCGGGGCGCGGCGCGCGCGGGGACGAGGAGCGCGGCGGGCGACCGGCGCGTGACAAGCGTCGGCCCGAGCGGCCCGAGCGTCCGGAGCGCGCCGAGCGCGGCGAACGGCCGGCGCGTGCCGAGCGGCCCGAGCGCCCGAAGCGGGAGACGGCGGGGGCGCCGGAGACGGAGCCCCGCAAGCGCACGAAGCCGAAGCGGGACGAGAGTGCGCGGCCGGCGGAGCCCGCGGTGGCCGCGACCGGGGAGGCCGCCGCTGCCGCGCCGGCGGCAGAGAAGCCGCCCCGTCCGCGTCGGGAGCGTCCGGCGCGCCCGGAGCGGCCGCCGCGCGAGGCGGCCCCCGCCGCGGAGGAGACGTCGGTGGGGGCGGACATGGCGTCGGAGGTCGAGGAGCCGCGCGTGTCGCCCGTCGTGGCGGCCATCGAGGCGGCCGAAGATGCGGCCGACGAGGCGCTGGCGGCGGGGACACGGAAGCGGTCGCGCCGGCGCCGGCGGAAGAAGGCTGGTGGCGGCGCCGCCGCGGCGGCGGGCGAGACCGAGGCGTTCGATGCGAACGGCGCGGAGCCGGAGAGCGAGGCGCCGGGCAGCGAGCGCGACGACGCGGGCGAAGCTGGCGGCGACGGGGGGAGCGACGAGGGCGGCGACGGCGAGCTCGAGGGCGCCGAGGGCGCGACCGAGGGGCGCGCGCGGAAGCGCAGTCGGCGCCGGCGCCGGGGGCGCGGCCGGGGCGAGCGCGCGGGTGGTGAGGGGGCCGGCGACGGCGCTGGCGAGGGGCCGGGCGGTTCCGAGGGCGGAACGGAGCCGTCGAGCGGGGTAGCACAAGCCGCGACGGGCGTGGGCGTGGCGGCCCCGCGTGCGCCGGAGCCCGACCGTGCCGCCGACTGA
- a CDS encoding BamA/TamA family outer membrane protein, with protein sequence MQGTRRRGALATRVGLGAACACLCTRGLAAQADSNTTGRGMALRDSASRITSDSTLREWAARLRVDTTQRSGAPRAPVRCAGQPISDIVVVTQPPYANGLLGRFQFVARAVRQLHSTTRSEVVRRFMILNPGDRCDELRRAESERILRAQPYLVDARVVPYDNGEGGVRLEVETRDEFSGILAVAAQTAAPPVTRLRIGEANLAGAGMHAVADWYDGGIGYRDGIGGRFTHYQFLGRPYQLNFQGLRRDVGSHWDMDVSHPFYTDLQRVAWRTSAGGADEYLELLRPHATPNTLFYRRRYADVGGILRIGVPGRLSLFGASISSELASTSDRVAVLSDTGLVRDEGPELGFVPSERFRGQRTARVNALWGVRSVRFMRVTGFDALTGAQDVRRGIQLGTMIGRTMGLLGSHDDDVFVGADAYLGVGSARSFAALEVKGEGRQDNDRNEWNGIVGSGRAAWYMVPDDRHRVVVDLEYSGAWRPRVPIQLALGAKEGGARGFADAEVAGARRLVARLEHRFVVGRPFNLGDIGLATFADAGRVWAGDAPYGVTTPMRASLGLGLLAAVPPNSRRLWRVDVAYPLTRERGAGFQLILSNRDLTRTFWREPRDVKMARERAVPASVFSWP encoded by the coding sequence ATGCAGGGCACGCGACGCCGCGGCGCCCTCGCGACTCGGGTGGGACTGGGCGCCGCGTGCGCGTGCCTCTGCACGCGCGGGCTCGCGGCGCAGGCCGACTCGAACACGACGGGCCGCGGCATGGCGCTGCGCGACAGCGCCTCGCGCATCACCAGCGACAGCACGCTGCGCGAGTGGGCGGCGCGCCTGCGCGTCGACACGACCCAGCGCAGCGGCGCGCCGCGGGCGCCCGTGCGCTGCGCCGGCCAGCCGATCAGCGACATCGTGGTCGTCACGCAGCCGCCGTACGCGAACGGGCTGCTGGGCCGCTTCCAGTTCGTCGCGCGCGCGGTGCGCCAGCTGCACTCGACGACGCGCTCGGAGGTCGTGCGGCGCTTCATGATCCTCAATCCCGGCGACCGCTGCGACGAGCTGCGGCGCGCCGAGAGCGAGCGCATCCTGCGCGCGCAGCCGTACCTCGTGGACGCGCGCGTGGTGCCCTACGACAACGGCGAGGGCGGCGTGCGCCTCGAGGTCGAGACGCGCGACGAGTTCTCGGGGATCCTCGCGGTCGCCGCGCAGACGGCCGCGCCGCCGGTGACGCGGCTGCGCATCGGGGAGGCGAACCTCGCGGGCGCCGGCATGCACGCGGTCGCGGACTGGTACGACGGCGGCATCGGCTACCGCGACGGCATCGGCGGTCGGTTCACGCACTACCAGTTCCTGGGGCGTCCGTACCAGCTGAACTTCCAGGGGCTGCGCCGCGACGTCGGCAGCCACTGGGACATGGACGTCAGCCACCCGTTCTACACGGACCTGCAGCGCGTCGCGTGGCGCACCTCCGCCGGCGGCGCGGACGAGTACCTCGAACTGCTGCGGCCGCACGCGACGCCCAACACGCTGTTCTACCGGCGCCGCTACGCCGACGTGGGCGGCATCCTCCGCATCGGCGTGCCGGGCCGCCTGAGCCTCTTCGGCGCGTCGATCTCGTCGGAGCTGGCGTCCACGAGCGACCGCGTCGCGGTGCTGAGCGACACGGGGCTGGTGAGGGACGAGGGCCCCGAGCTGGGCTTCGTGCCGAGCGAGCGGTTCCGCGGCCAGCGGACGGCGCGCGTGAACGCGCTGTGGGGCGTGCGCAGCGTGCGCTTCATGCGCGTGACGGGCTTCGACGCGCTCACGGGCGCGCAGGACGTGCGGCGCGGCATCCAGCTCGGCACGATGATCGGTCGCACGATGGGCCTCCTCGGCTCGCACGACGACGACGTGTTCGTCGGCGCGGACGCGTACCTGGGCGTCGGCAGCGCGCGGTCGTTCGCCGCGCTGGAGGTGAAGGGCGAGGGGCGCCAGGACAACGACCGCAACGAGTGGAACGGCATCGTCGGCAGCGGGCGCGCCGCGTGGTACATGGTGCCCGACGACCGCCACCGGGTCGTCGTCGATCTGGAGTACAGCGGCGCGTGGCGCCCGCGCGTGCCGATCCAGCTCGCGCTCGGTGCCAAGGAGGGCGGCGCGCGCGGCTTCGCCGACGCGGAGGTGGCGGGCGCGCGCCGCCTGGTCGCGCGCCTGGAGCACCGATTCGTCGTCGGCCGCCCGTTCAACCTCGGCGACATCGGCCTGGCGACGTTCGCCGACGCGGGCCGCGTGTGGGCGGGCGACGCGCCCTACGGCGTGACGACGCCGATGCGCGCCTCGCTCGGCCTCGGCCTGCTGGCCGCCGTGCCGCCCAACTCGCGGCGCCTGTGGCGCGTGGACGTCGCGTATCCGCTGACCCGCGAGCGCGGCGCCGGCTTCCAGCTGATCCTCAGCAACCGCGACCTGACGCGCACGTTCTGGCGGGAGCCGCGGGACGTGAAGATGGCGCGGGAGAGAGCCGTTCCTGCCTCCGTGTTCTCCTGGCCGTAA
- a CDS encoding peptide MFS transporter, producing MSSTIAPAPARGSAGTGPGQAPSSDRGFFGHPRGLATLFFTEMWERFSYYGLRPLLVLFMAAALSEGGFGFSRDQASAIVGIYGFSVYLASLPGGWVADRLLGLQRAIFLGACLITSGHLAIGLSGLAGPGAGKIPFFLGLVLIVLGTGLLKPNISAIVGDLYPEGGARRDAGFSIFYMGINFGAFFGQLITGILGEKVGWHWGFGAAGIGMFFGLVVFWLTRGKTLRGIGTEPTRNPDPAVQAKQERIGKLAVFGGLGLVALVFALAASGALTIDAQVVGRSMVNITLAMVVAFFAFVFVAGKLSSDEKKRVGVIFVLFLFAIVFWGAFEQAPTSLNLFARDFTDRNLGGFEIPATWFQSVNSFFVIALAPVFAALWVSMARSGRELSSPGKFAVGLALAGVGFALMIVAANRVVASGGTALVSPWWLVGSYFFQTVGELCLSPVGLSSMTKLSPRKYVGQMMGIWFTASALGNLIGGLVGGHVDPEKLDQMPQLFTATTIYLFVAAGVLLLMVIPIRKMMATTSKTA from the coding sequence TTGTCATCCACCATCGCTCCCGCGCCTGCCAGGGGCTCCGCCGGCACCGGGCCGGGCCAGGCGCCGTCCAGCGACCGCGGCTTCTTCGGCCACCCGCGCGGCCTCGCGACGCTGTTCTTCACGGAGATGTGGGAGCGCTTCTCGTACTACGGGTTGCGCCCCCTGCTCGTGCTGTTCATGGCGGCCGCGCTGTCGGAGGGCGGCTTCGGCTTCAGCCGCGACCAGGCGTCGGCGATCGTCGGCATCTACGGCTTCAGCGTCTACCTGGCGTCGCTGCCGGGCGGTTGGGTCGCCGACCGCCTGCTCGGCCTGCAGCGCGCGATCTTCCTCGGCGCCTGCCTCATCACGTCGGGGCACCTGGCGATCGGCCTCTCGGGGCTGGCCGGCCCGGGCGCGGGCAAGATCCCGTTCTTCCTCGGCCTCGTCCTGATCGTCCTCGGCACCGGCCTGCTGAAGCCGAACATCTCGGCCATCGTCGGCGACCTGTACCCCGAGGGCGGCGCGCGCCGCGACGCCGGCTTCTCGATCTTCTACATGGGGATCAACTTCGGCGCCTTCTTCGGCCAGCTGATCACCGGCATCCTGGGCGAGAAGGTGGGCTGGCACTGGGGCTTCGGCGCCGCCGGCATCGGCATGTTCTTCGGCCTCGTCGTGTTCTGGCTGACGCGCGGCAAGACGCTGCGCGGCATCGGCACCGAGCCCACGCGCAATCCCGACCCCGCCGTCCAGGCGAAGCAGGAGCGCATCGGCAAGCTGGCCGTGTTCGGCGGCCTCGGGCTCGTGGCGCTGGTGTTCGCGCTCGCGGCGTCGGGCGCGCTGACGATCGACGCACAGGTGGTCGGCCGGTCGATGGTGAACATCACGCTGGCGATGGTGGTCGCCTTCTTCGCCTTCGTGTTCGTCGCCGGGAAGCTGAGCTCCGACGAGAAGAAGCGCGTCGGCGTGATCTTCGTGCTCTTCCTGTTCGCGATCGTCTTCTGGGGCGCGTTCGAGCAGGCCCCGACGTCGCTCAACCTGTTCGCGCGCGACTTCACGGACCGCAACCTCGGCGGCTTCGAGATCCCGGCGACGTGGTTCCAGTCGGTGAACTCGTTCTTCGTGATCGCGCTCGCACCGGTGTTCGCGGCGCTCTGGGTGTCGATGGCGCGGTCGGGGCGCGAGCTCTCCAGCCCGGGCAAGTTCGCGGTCGGCCTGGCGCTCGCGGGCGTCGGCTTCGCGCTGATGATCGTCGCTGCCAACAGGGTCGTCGCCAGCGGCGGCACCGCGCTCGTCTCGCCGTGGTGGCTGGTCGGCAGCTACTTCTTCCAGACGGTCGGTGAGCTCTGCCTCTCACCCGTCGGCCTGTCGTCGATGACGAAGCTCTCGCCGCGGAAGTACGTCGGCCAGATGATGGGCATCTGGTTCACGGCCTCCGCGCTCGGGAACCTGATCGGCGGCCTGGTGGGCGGCCACGTCGACCCGGAGAAGCTGGACCAGATGCCGCAGCTCTTCACCGCGACGACGATCTACCTGTTCGTGGCGGCGGGCGTGCTGCTGCTGATGGTGATCCCGATCCGGAAGATGATGGCGACTACCAGCAAGACTGCGTAG
- a CDS encoding ABC transporter ATP-binding protein, translating to MTETTSARRSALGAHAAAAPLLAVRDLKKHYPITKGLFGRQVGAVRAVDGVSFDVAPGETLGLVGESGCGKTTTGRAILRLVEPTAGEVTFDGVDVRAQSPRELRALRRHLQIVFQDPFSSLNPRMTVGATIREGLTIHRLAEGAAADARVRALLDEVGLRPEYASRYPHEFSGGQRQRIGIARALAVEPKLIVCDEPVSALDVSVQAQVVNLLQDLQKQRGLAYLFIAHDLSVVEHMADRVAVMYLGRIVELAASEALYREPLMPYTQALLSAIPVPSPGAARQRIVLAGDVPSPANPPSGCVFHPRCHHPARDAACTRLVPPLEEKAPGHWAACIKQAPTAVDWAQQQAAGGTNPPTRYLPVLGATTV from the coding sequence GTGACCGAGACGACCTCCGCTCGGCGCTCGGCGCTCGGCGCTCACGCTGCCGCCGCACCATTGCTCGCCGTTCGTGATCTCAAGAAGCACTACCCGATCACGAAGGGCCTCTTCGGCCGCCAGGTCGGCGCCGTGCGCGCGGTCGACGGCGTCTCCTTCGACGTCGCGCCCGGCGAGACGCTCGGCCTCGTGGGCGAGAGCGGCTGCGGCAAGACGACCACCGGGCGCGCCATCCTGCGCCTCGTCGAGCCGACGGCGGGCGAGGTGACGTTCGACGGCGTGGACGTGCGCGCGCAGAGCCCGCGCGAGCTGCGCGCGCTGCGCCGCCACCTGCAGATCGTCTTCCAGGATCCGTTCTCGTCGCTCAACCCGCGCATGACCGTCGGCGCGACGATCCGCGAGGGGCTGACGATCCATCGCCTGGCGGAAGGTGCGGCGGCCGACGCACGCGTGCGGGCGCTGCTGGACGAGGTCGGGCTGCGCCCCGAGTACGCGTCGCGCTACCCGCACGAGTTCTCCGGCGGACAGCGGCAGCGCATCGGCATCGCGCGCGCGCTCGCGGTGGAGCCGAAGCTGATCGTCTGCGACGAGCCGGTGTCCGCGCTCGACGTGTCGGTGCAGGCGCAGGTCGTCAACCTGCTGCAGGACCTCCAGAAGCAGCGCGGCCTCGCCTACCTGTTCATCGCGCACGACCTGAGCGTGGTCGAGCACATGGCCGACCGCGTGGCCGTGATGTATCTGGGCCGCATCGTCGAGCTGGCGGCGAGCGAGGCGCTGTACCGCGAGCCGCTGATGCCGTACACGCAGGCGCTGCTGTCGGCCATCCCGGTCCCCTCGCCGGGCGCCGCGCGGCAGCGCATCGTACTCGCCGGCGACGTCCCCTCGCCGGCCAACCCGCCCAGCGGGTGCGTCTTCCATCCGCGGTGCCACCATCCGGCCCGGGACGCGGCGTGCACGCGCCTCGTCCCGCCGCTGGAGGAGAAGGCGCCCGGGCACTGGGCGGCGTGCATCAAGCAGGCGCCGACGGCCGTCGACTGGGCACAGCAGCAGGCGGCGGGGGGTACCAACCCGCCGACGCGCTACCTGCCCGTCCTCGGCGCCACGACGGTCTGA
- a CDS encoding ABC transporter ATP-binding protein translates to MTDPILSIRDLRTWFHTEQGTARSVDGVSLDVHPGETLGVVGESGCGKSVTALSVLRLIRPPGRIEAGSQVLFEGRDLLALPDRELRAIRGNRIAMIFQEPMTALNPVFTVGDQIAEVVRVHESTSAKQAWVRAVAMLEAVGIPDPERRAKEYPHQLSGGMRQRVMIAMALVLNPAVVIADEPTTALDVTIQAQILELLAEMQRRLGTAIVLITHDLGVIAEVARRVVVMYAGEVVEESPVEALFAAPHHPYAEGLLSAVPRLGERRERLTTIPGSVPPATAWPTGCRFRDRCPYAWERCAREHPPLYRIGEGRVSRCHLAEEPERRVAHVPASEAAFGPGGVASAERRAPSESPLRDAEEGDAAGNVRPEVIP, encoded by the coding sequence GTGACCGATCCCATCCTCTCGATCCGCGACCTGCGCACCTGGTTCCACACCGAGCAGGGGACCGCCCGCTCCGTGGACGGCGTGTCGCTCGACGTCCACCCGGGCGAGACGCTGGGCGTCGTCGGCGAGAGCGGCTGCGGCAAGTCGGTCACCGCGCTGTCGGTGCTGCGCCTCATCCGCCCGCCCGGCCGCATCGAGGCGGGCAGCCAGGTCCTGTTCGAGGGCCGCGACCTGCTGGCGCTCCCCGACCGCGAGCTGCGCGCGATCCGCGGCAACCGGATCGCGATGATCTTCCAGGAGCCGATGACCGCGCTCAACCCGGTCTTCACGGTCGGCGACCAGATCGCCGAGGTGGTGCGGGTGCACGAGAGCACGAGCGCGAAGCAGGCATGGGTGCGCGCGGTCGCGATGCTGGAGGCGGTCGGCATCCCCGACCCGGAGCGCCGCGCGAAGGAGTATCCGCACCAGCTCTCGGGCGGGATGCGGCAGCGCGTGATGATCGCGATGGCGCTCGTGCTCAATCCCGCCGTCGTCATCGCCGACGAGCCGACGACCGCGCTCGACGTCACGATCCAGGCGCAGATCCTCGAGCTGCTGGCCGAGATGCAGCGCCGCCTGGGCACCGCGATCGTGCTGATCACGCACGACCTGGGCGTGATCGCGGAGGTCGCGCGCCGCGTCGTGGTGATGTACGCCGGCGAGGTGGTCGAGGAGTCGCCGGTCGAGGCGCTGTTCGCCGCGCCGCACCATCCCTACGCCGAAGGGCTGCTGTCGGCGGTGCCCCGCCTCGGCGAGCGACGCGAGCGGCTGACGACGATCCCCGGCTCCGTCCCGCCCGCGACCGCGTGGCCGACGGGCTGCCGCTTCCGCGACCGCTGCCCGTACGCGTGGGAGCGCTGCGCGAGGGAGCATCCCCCGCTCTACCGGATCGGCGAGGGACGGGTGAGCCGATGCCATCTGGCGGAGGAGCCGGAGCGCCGCGTGGCGCACGTGCCGGCGAGCGAGGCGGCTTTCGGGCCCGGCGGCGTGGCGAGCGCCGAGCGCCGAGCGCCGAGCGAGTCTCCGCTTCGCGACGCGGAAGAAGGCGATGCGGCCGGCAACGTGCGACCCGAGGTGATCCCGTGA
- a CDS encoding DUF1624 domain-containing protein, with amino-acid sequence MTATLSPRAISTVPRAAATARRLAAVDALRGVAMVLMTLDHVRDYFGDASVNPTTAATTSVALFLTRWVTHLCAPTFFLLTGTGAYLSARRRDPAALSRFLASRGLWLLVLDTVVLRCLGWQFNVDFQVTLLLVLWALGWAMLVLAVLVRWPARVAGAFGVAMIVGHNLLDGVRAESLGALGPLWMVLHQPGLLLPPPHAVLVAYPLVPWVGVAAAGYALGAVFAWEPARRRAFLARLGAACALAFLVLRAANVYGDPRPWSVQAAPWRTVLSFLDTTKYPPSLLFLLMTLGPALLLLAALDRRVPRWLRPVEVLGRVPLFYFAMHVVLIHLLAVAACWWRYGAVHWMFESPTPDRYPFTQPPGWPSPLPVVYAVWALVVVALWPLCRWFAAVKARRRDWWLGYL; translated from the coding sequence ATGACCGCCACCCTCTCGCCGCGCGCGATCAGCACGGTGCCCCGCGCCGCCGCGACCGCCCGTCGGCTGGCAGCCGTGGACGCGCTGCGCGGCGTGGCGATGGTCCTCATGACGCTGGACCACGTGCGCGACTACTTCGGCGACGCGTCCGTGAACCCGACGACCGCCGCGACGACGAGCGTCGCGCTGTTCCTCACGCGCTGGGTCACCCACCTCTGCGCGCCGACCTTCTTCCTGCTCACCGGCACCGGGGCGTACCTGTCGGCGAGGCGGCGCGACCCGGCGGCGCTGTCGCGCTTCCTCGCGTCGCGGGGACTCTGGCTGCTGGTCCTCGACACGGTGGTGCTGCGCTGCCTCGGGTGGCAGTTCAACGTCGACTTCCAGGTGACGCTGCTGCTCGTGCTCTGGGCGCTCGGATGGGCGATGCTCGTGCTCGCGGTGCTGGTGCGCTGGCCGGCGCGCGTGGCGGGCGCGTTCGGCGTCGCGATGATCGTCGGCCACAACCTGCTCGACGGCGTGCGCGCGGAGTCGCTCGGCGCCCTCGGGCCGCTGTGGATGGTGCTGCACCAGCCCGGGCTCCTGTTGCCGCCGCCGCATGCGGTGCTCGTCGCGTACCCGCTCGTGCCCTGGGTGGGCGTGGCGGCGGCGGGCTACGCGCTCGGGGCGGTGTTCGCGTGGGAGCCGGCGCGGCGGCGCGCCTTCCTCGCGCGGCTCGGCGCGGCGTGCGCGCTCGCGTTCCTCGTGCTCCGCGCGGCGAACGTCTACGGCGACCCGCGCCCGTGGAGCGTGCAGGCGGCGCCCTGGCGCACCGTGCTCTCGTTCCTCGACACCACCAAGTATCCGCCGTCGCTGCTCTTCCTGCTCATGACGCTGGGGCCCGCGCTGCTGCTGCTCGCCGCGCTCGACCGCCGCGTGCCGCGATGGCTCCGCCCGGTCGAGGTGCTGGGGCGCGTACCGCTCTTCTACTTCGCGATGCACGTCGTCCTGATCCACCTGCTCGCGGTGGCGGCGTGCTGGTGGCGCTACGGCGCCGTGCACTGGATGTTCGAGTCGCCCACGCCGGATCGCTATCCGTTCACGCAGCCGCCCGGCTGGCCGTCGCCGCTGCCGGTCGTGTACGCGGTATGGGCGCTCGTGGTGGTCGCCCTCTGGCCGCTCTGCCGCTGGTTCGCCGCGGTGAAGGCGCGGCGCCGCGACTGGTGGCTCGGCTACCTCTAG
- a CDS encoding ABC transporter permease: protein MTTTARTRAARSAIAVPLAALLVLVVIALLAPVLAPHDPSRQFDLVALQNQGPSTAHPLGTDAFSRDVLSRTLHAARVSLSVGGLAALVAVTLGAAWGGLAGSAGRRVDALMMRLVDVALGVPRLLLLLVIVALWGNLSPPMLAAVVGAVSWFGTSRLVRTQVRAMHGRDFALAATALGASRTRVLLRHVAPHAFGTLAIAGSMIFGDVIALEAGLSYLGLGVRPPRASWGSMIMDGAPVLLDAPWTAAVAIACVVATVLAASTLGDALRDRFDPRGDAGR from the coding sequence ATGACGACGACGGCACGGACGCGCGCCGCGCGCTCGGCGATCGCGGTGCCGCTCGCCGCGCTGCTCGTGCTGGTCGTGATCGCGCTGCTCGCGCCGGTGCTCGCGCCCCATGACCCGTCGCGGCAGTTCGACCTCGTCGCGCTGCAGAACCAGGGGCCCTCGACCGCGCACCCGCTGGGCACCGACGCCTTCTCGCGCGACGTGCTCAGTCGCACGCTCCACGCCGCGCGCGTCTCGCTCTCGGTCGGCGGGCTCGCGGCGCTGGTCGCGGTGACGCTCGGCGCCGCGTGGGGCGGGCTCGCCGGCTCGGCGGGCCGGCGCGTCGACGCGCTCATGATGCGCCTCGTGGACGTCGCGCTCGGCGTCCCGCGCCTGCTCCTGCTGCTCGTCATCGTCGCGCTGTGGGGCAACCTCTCGCCGCCGATGCTCGCCGCCGTCGTGGGCGCGGTGAGCTGGTTCGGCACCAGCCGCCTGGTGCGCACGCAGGTGCGCGCGATGCACGGCCGCGACTTCGCGCTCGCCGCCACCGCGCTGGGCGCGTCGCGCACGCGCGTGCTGCTGCGCCACGTCGCGCCGCACGCCTTCGGCACGCTCGCCATCGCCGGCTCGATGATCTTCGGCGACGTGATCGCGCTCGAGGCCGGGCTCTCGTATCTCGGGCTGGGCGTGCGGCCGCCGCGCGCCAGCTGGGGGAGCATGATCATGGACGGCGCGCCCGTCCTGCTCGACGCGCCCTGGACCGCTGCGGTGGCGATCGCGTGCGTGGTGGCGACGGTGCTCGCGGCCAGCACGCTGGGCGACGCGCTCCGCGACCGCTTCGACCCGCGCGGCGACGCCGGCCGCTAG